The Paenibacillus sp. RC334 nucleotide sequence CCTAAACGGTGTCCTTTTTGGTCCAGCGATTTGCATCACGTGTGTTAAATTTATGCATGACCTTATCATGTGCATCGGTCAAATTAATACCAAGCGAGTTTGCAAAGCAGACCGTGATGAACAAAATGTCTCCCAATTCCAGCTCAATCGAATTGTCGGCCTCATCCGTTTTTTTCGGTTTCTCGCCAAAGGAATGATTGACTTCTCTGGCCAGCTCCC carries:
- a CDS encoding nucleotide pyrophosphohydrolase encodes the protein MEKSLDEIQREVDQYISQFKEGYFSPLAMLARMSEEVGELAREVNHSFGEKPKKTDEADNSIELELGDILFITVCFANSLGINLTDAHDKVMHKFNTRDANRWTKKDTV